The proteins below are encoded in one region of Knoellia sp. S7-12:
- a CDS encoding PPOX class F420-dependent oxidoreductase, with the protein MATVPDDLLHLLTDPNFGHLATVRPDGSPQVNPMWFLFDAQTNTIRFTHTTKRAKFRNLQANPAMALEVIDPDNAMRFVELRGKLIEAIPDPEGAFYPVLGARYGNPETPVPPDKADRVILVMSIDKVTQK; encoded by the coding sequence ATGGCGACAGTTCCCGACGACCTCCTCCACCTGCTCACCGACCCGAACTTCGGCCACCTGGCGACAGTGCGACCCGACGGCTCACCGCAGGTCAACCCGATGTGGTTCCTGTTCGACGCGCAGACCAACACCATTCGCTTCACGCACACCACCAAGCGGGCGAAGTTCCGCAACCTCCAGGCGAACCCGGCGATGGCCCTTGAGGTCATCGACCCCGACAATGCGATGCGTTTCGTCGAGCTTCGCGGCAAGCTCATCGAGGCCATCCCCGACCCAGAGGGCGCGTTCTATCCGGTGCTCGGTGCGCGCTACGGCAACCCTGAGACGCCGGTCCCGCCGGACAAGGCCGACCGCGTCATCCTCGTGATGTCGATCGACAAGGTCACCCAGAAGTGA